The Arachis duranensis cultivar V14167 chromosome 9, aradu.V14167.gnm2.J7QH, whole genome shotgun sequence genomic sequence gctgccatcaagaaactTGAGACACAAATTAGGTACCTATTCAAGCAGATTCCCAGCCACAACCTTTGTAGTGATACTAACTCAAACCAAAGGGAGGAGTGTCAAGCTATCATCCTCAGGAGTGGGAAGGAACTGAAGGAATCATCCCAGAAACCACAAGAAGAGGGCTCAAATGAAAAAGAGGAAAAGCAAGATGGAGCTCAAGCTTCCATTTCAAGTtcgcaaaaagaaaaaggaatgtTGAAGCTAGACACCCCAAGAGTTCCATACCCTCAACAGTTGAGGAAGAAGGGGGATGACAACCAATTCTTGAGATTtttggaaatcttcaagaaactccaaatcaacataccctttgctgaagcaatagaacaaatgccactctaCGCCAAGTTTTTAAAGGAGCTAATGactaagaagagaagctggaagaacaaCGAGACTGTGATACTAACcgaagaatgtagtgctatcATTCAGCATAAACTGCCCCAGAAATtgaaagatcctgggagcttccAGATCCCTTATATTATAGGGGAAATCACAGtagaaaaggctctatgtgacttAGGAGCTAGCATCAACTTGATGTCAGTAGCTATGATGAGAAAGATGAAGATCGACGatgctaaaccaacaaaaatggcCTTACAACTGGCAGACCGATCGTTCAAGTTCCCTCATGGCGTAGTAGAAGATTTGCTGGTGAAAGTGGGAGATTTCATATTCCCGGTAGATTTTGTAGTGCTGGACATGCAAGTGGAAGCCAAGGCCTTCATCATCCTGGGAAGGCCGTTCTTAGCCACTGCTGGAgctgtcattgatgtccaaaagggtgatCTCATCCTAAGATTACACAATGAAAAGATGACAATCAATGTGTTCAAAGCCATGGGTTACCCACCAGAACAATTGGGGGAATGTATGAGGTTGGACTCATTTGAAGAGGAAGTGCAGGAGAGTTTTGAAGAGGAAGAACTTGAAGAGTTAACAGAGGAGGAGCCAACATCTAGTGAAGAGGTTGCAACAACAGAGATTCGCATACAAGGTGCACAAAAGGAAAAGAATGAAAAGATAGAGGCACCCAAACTTGAACTCAAAGTACTGCCACCCACTCTCAAATATGCATACTTAGGAAATAATGAAAGTTACCCAGTAATTATAAACTCATCCATCAGCCAAGATCAAGAGGATGAACTACTCCAAGTATTGCGAAAGCATaaggatgccattggatggaccTTCGCTGACCTGAAGGGAATCATTTtagccatatgcatgcataaaatactgttggaagataatgccaaaccaTCCATTCAATCCCAAAGGAGGCTTAACCCaatcatgaaggaagtggtatAGAAAGAAGTTATGAAATTATGGCAGGGAGGAGTAATCTACCCTATCTCAGACAGCCCCTGGGTCAGCCCTGTGCATGTCGTGCCCAAAAAAGGAGGAATCACTGTAGTCCCCAATGAGAAAAACGAACTAATTCCTACAAGGACCGTCACAGGATGGCGGATGTGCATAGACTACCGGAAACTCAATGAGGCTACACGAAAGGATCATTCCCCcccattcatggatcagatCGCAGGAcatgcatattattgttttctagac encodes the following:
- the LOC107465799 gene encoding uncharacterized protein LOC107465799; translated protein: MPLYAKFLKELMTKKRSWKNNETVILTEECSAIIQHKLPQKLKDPGSFQIPYIIGEITVEKALCDLGASINLMSVAMMRKMKIDDAKPTKMALQLADRSFKFPHGVVEDLLVKVGDFIFPVDFVVLDMQVEAKAFIILGRPFLATAGAVIDVQKGDLILRLHNEKMTINVFKAMGYPPEQLGECMRLDSFEEEVQESFEEEELEELTEEEPTSSEEVATTEIRIQGAQKEKNEKIEAPKLELKVLPPTLKYAYLGNNESYPVIINSSISQDQEDELLQVLRKHKDAIGWTFADLKGIILAICMHKILLEDNAKPSIQSQRRLNPIMKEVV